Proteins from a single region of Chitinivorax sp. B:
- a CDS encoding GntR family transcriptional regulator, translating into MSDLTSVLPQGTLTAIATETLRNRILSGHYPEGMQLRQEAVSRDLGMSRVPVREALRQLEAEGLVRIVEHKGAVVTTLALEEIVELLRVRVLLECDLLLEAVPRQTQTDIDAATAVLAEFDAALASRDVQDWGILNARYHMTLYRAARRPQTMAIVEQLHNRTERYTRMQLMLSDVGGKAQAEHTELLNLCRRKDAIGAVAFLREHILSAEAALEDYFRGQQVGPMSVRSSRHC; encoded by the coding sequence ATGTCAGACCTGACCAGTGTGCTGCCTCAGGGCACCCTGACTGCCATTGCCACTGAAACCCTGCGTAACCGGATCTTGTCTGGCCATTATCCGGAGGGGATGCAACTCAGGCAGGAGGCTGTGTCGCGGGATCTGGGCATGAGCCGGGTCCCGGTGCGCGAGGCCCTGAGGCAGCTGGAGGCCGAAGGTTTGGTGCGGATCGTGGAGCATAAGGGTGCCGTGGTTACGACACTGGCGCTGGAAGAAATTGTCGAGTTGCTACGGGTCAGGGTGTTGCTGGAATGCGATCTGCTGCTGGAAGCGGTACCGCGCCAGACTCAGACCGACATCGATGCCGCCACCGCAGTACTGGCGGAATTTGACGCGGCCCTGGCGTCAAGGGATGTACAGGACTGGGGTATTCTGAATGCCCGTTACCACATGACTTTGTACCGGGCGGCACGACGGCCACAGACCATGGCAATCGTGGAACAGTTGCATAACCGCACCGAGCGCTATACCCGTATGCAACTGATGTTGTCGGACGTGGGTGGCAAAGCCCAGGCTGAGCATACCGAATTGTTGAATCTGTGCCGACGCAAGGATGCCATCGGGGCAGTGGCTTTTTTGCGTGAGCACATCCTGAGTGCCGAGGCAGCATTGGAAGACTATTTTCGAGGTCAACAGGTCGGGCCGATGTCGGTTCGCTCATCTCGCCATTGCTGA
- a CDS encoding ATP-binding protein yields MARAVINLLLNGIRHAIEQQVNLSLHQLPDRMELHVDDDAPRRTRGRPGTYFFALCTFGHQPYPQYGGIGLGLAIVKRIAIGHEGSVIVRTAPLEGASFILSWPLPPSVNPPCQIQTA; encoded by the coding sequence ATGGCACGCGCGGTCATCAACCTGTTGCTCAATGGCATTCGGCATGCCATTGAGCAACAGGTCAATTTATCCCTGCATCAACTACCTGATCGCATGGAGCTGCATGTGGATGACGATGCCCCCCGGCGTACCAGAGGACGACCGGGTACGTATTTTTTCGCCCTTTGTACATTTGGACACCAGCCGTACCCGCAGTACGGGGGCATCGGGCTTGGGTTAGCTATTGTCAAACGCATCGCCATCGGACACGAAGGCAGCGTCATTGTCCGAACAGCCCCACTGGAGGGCGCTTCCTTCATTCTGAGTTGGCCATTGCCGCCGTCAGTCAACCCACCATGCCAGATCCAAACTGCTTGA
- the thrS gene encoding threonine--tRNA ligase, with translation MPIISLPDRSQRQFDQPVSILDIAVAIGPRLAKAALAGQVNGQLVDISHVVTADAQVAIVTADHPQALDILRHSCAHLLAMAVKQLFPAVQVTIGPVIEDGFYYDFASDQAFTPDDLAAIEVRMHELAKQDWPIVRRELPREAASAYFGELGEVYKQQIIADIPAGEVLSLYRQGDFEDLCRGPHVPSTGRIGAFKLLKVAGAYWRGNANNAMLQRIYGTCWRNQAELDAYLLRLEEAGKRDHRKLGARLDWFHFQDNAPGAVFWHPKGWSVFQQLLSYMRGRHDAEGYVEVNTPDVMDRSLWEISGHWFNYREHMFTTQTEDERVFALKPMNCPGAVSLFKHGLRSYRELPLRMAEFGKVHRYEPSGALHGLMRVRHFTQDDAHIFCTPAQLGAECKRVVELVLAIYRDFGFEEVAIKLSTRPDNRMGSDSLWDQLERALSDALDELNLPYSLNPGEGAFYGPKLEFVLKDAIGRDWQCGTLQVDLNLPEQFDIHYVAENGEKQRPVMLHRALFGSLERFIGILLEHYAGAIPSWLAPVQLAVLNISEAQVEYALQLGATLKAIGIRVDVDTRNEKIGFKIREKTLEKIPYLAIVGDNEIASGLIAVRSRHGDDLGSMPLAQLVEKLKAERPH, from the coding sequence ATGCCCATCATTTCATTACCCGATCGATCGCAACGACAATTCGATCAACCCGTTTCCATCCTCGATATTGCAGTTGCCATTGGCCCACGCCTGGCCAAAGCAGCCCTAGCAGGTCAGGTCAATGGCCAGCTGGTGGATATCAGCCATGTCGTCACTGCGGACGCACAGGTTGCCATCGTGACGGCTGACCACCCGCAGGCTTTGGACATCTTGCGCCATTCCTGCGCGCATTTGCTGGCCATGGCGGTCAAACAACTGTTCCCTGCCGTACAAGTCACCATTGGCCCGGTCATTGAAGATGGCTTCTATTACGACTTTGCCAGTGACCAGGCCTTTACGCCCGATGATCTGGCCGCCATCGAAGTGCGCATGCATGAGTTGGCCAAGCAGGATTGGCCGATCGTGCGCCGCGAACTGCCTCGCGAGGCGGCATCCGCCTATTTTGGTGAGCTGGGCGAAGTCTACAAACAGCAGATCATTGCCGACATTCCGGCCGGTGAGGTGTTGTCGTTGTATCGCCAGGGCGATTTCGAAGACCTGTGCCGGGGACCGCACGTCCCCTCCACGGGCCGAATCGGTGCGTTCAAGCTGCTGAAAGTGGCCGGGGCCTACTGGCGTGGCAATGCCAACAACGCGATGCTGCAACGTATCTATGGCACATGCTGGCGTAACCAGGCCGAGCTGGATGCCTATCTGCTACGACTGGAGGAAGCAGGTAAGCGTGACCATCGCAAGCTGGGCGCGCGGCTGGACTGGTTTCATTTTCAAGACAACGCCCCTGGGGCGGTTTTCTGGCATCCAAAGGGTTGGTCGGTATTCCAGCAACTACTGAGTTACATGCGCGGTCGGCATGATGCGGAAGGCTATGTTGAAGTGAACACGCCGGACGTGATGGACCGATCGCTGTGGGAAATATCCGGCCATTGGTTCAACTACCGCGAGCACATGTTCACGACGCAAACAGAAGATGAACGAGTCTTCGCACTCAAACCCATGAACTGTCCAGGAGCCGTGTCGCTGTTCAAACATGGCCTGCGCAGCTATCGCGAGCTGCCGTTACGCATGGCCGAATTCGGCAAGGTACACCGTTATGAGCCTTCCGGGGCATTACATGGTCTGATGCGGGTTCGCCATTTTACGCAAGACGATGCCCACATCTTCTGTACGCCAGCGCAGTTGGGGGCAGAATGTAAACGGGTAGTAGAACTGGTGCTGGCCATCTATCGCGATTTCGGGTTTGAAGAAGTCGCCATCAAGCTGTCCACACGCCCCGATAACCGCATGGGATCAGACAGCCTGTGGGACCAGCTGGAGCGTGCGTTGTCTGACGCACTGGACGAACTGAACCTACCCTACTCGCTCAACCCTGGAGAAGGTGCGTTCTATGGCCCGAAGCTGGAATTCGTGCTCAAGGATGCAATTGGCCGCGACTGGCAATGTGGCACGTTACAGGTGGATTTGAACCTGCCTGAACAGTTCGACATTCATTACGTGGCAGAAAACGGCGAGAAACAACGCCCGGTCATGTTGCATCGCGCCTTGTTCGGCTCCCTTGAACGCTTCATCGGCATCCTGCTGGAACACTATGCAGGCGCCATCCCCAGTTGGCTGGCACCGGTGCAACTGGCTGTTCTGAACATCAGTGAAGCGCAGGTGGAATACGCCCTGCAATTGGGGGCAACATTGAAAGCAATAGGCATACGGGTTGACGTCGATACGCGCAATGAGAAGATCGGCTTCAAGATTCGCGAAAAAACGCTGGAAAAAATCCCCTATCTGGCGATCGTCGGCGACAACGAAATAGCAAGCGGTCTGATTGCCGTGCGCAGCCGACATGGCGATGATCTGGGCAGCATGCCACTGGCCCAACTGGTGGAAAAGCTGAAAGCTGAGCGACCACACTAG
- a CDS encoding TRAP transporter substrate-binding protein, with protein sequence MERRSFLKKAGSAGLAAAAVSAPVFAAEPQVKWKLASSFPKSLDTIYGAAETLANRIAQITEGKFQIRVYGGGELVPGLGVMDAVQQGTVECGHTCSYYYVGKNKAFAFDTSMPFGLTARQQNAWMYFGGGLQLMRELFKEYNIIHFPGGNTGTQMGGWFREEIKSLAQLKGKKMRIPGIGGEIMARLGAVPQTIAGGDIYPALEKGTIDAAEWVGPYDDEKLGFYKVAKHYYYPGWWEPGPQVSFYVNIDQWNKLPKEFQAAFEVAAAEANITMIAEYDAKNPAALVRLLGNGVKLRQYPADILAAAEVEAFKLYDEEAEKNPKFKKIYTEWQKFRKLQHGWHAIADSTMERVMYAPKKAPTKK encoded by the coding sequence ATGGAACGTCGTTCATTTCTGAAAAAGGCAGGCAGCGCAGGCCTGGCTGCAGCTGCCGTTTCCGCCCCTGTCTTTGCCGCAGAGCCTCAGGTCAAGTGGAAGCTGGCCTCCAGCTTTCCCAAAAGCCTGGACACCATCTACGGTGCAGCCGAAACCCTGGCCAACCGGATTGCACAAATCACCGAGGGTAAATTCCAGATCCGTGTCTATGGTGGTGGCGAACTGGTTCCCGGTCTGGGGGTGATGGATGCGGTACAGCAAGGCACCGTCGAATGCGGTCACACCTGCAGCTATTACTATGTAGGCAAAAACAAGGCGTTTGCCTTTGATACATCCATGCCCTTTGGCCTGACTGCCCGTCAGCAAAATGCCTGGATGTACTTCGGTGGCGGCTTGCAACTGATGCGCGAGCTGTTCAAGGAATACAACATCATCCATTTCCCAGGTGGCAATACGGGTACACAGATGGGTGGCTGGTTCCGCGAAGAAATAAAATCCCTGGCGCAACTCAAGGGGAAAAAAATGCGCATCCCCGGTATCGGCGGTGAAATCATGGCGCGCCTGGGTGCGGTGCCGCAAACCATTGCTGGTGGCGATATCTACCCTGCGCTTGAGAAAGGCACCATTGATGCCGCCGAATGGGTTGGCCCTTATGACGACGAAAAGCTTGGGTTCTATAAGGTAGCCAAGCATTACTACTACCCAGGCTGGTGGGAGCCGGGGCCCCAAGTATCGTTCTATGTGAACATAGATCAGTGGAACAAATTGCCGAAGGAATTTCAAGCAGCCTTTGAAGTAGCAGCGGCAGAAGCCAACATAACCATGATTGCCGAATACGATGCCAAGAACCCCGCCGCCTTGGTTCGGCTGTTGGGCAATGGCGTGAAACTGCGCCAGTATCCTGCCGATATCCTGGCTGCAGCCGAGGTGGAAGCCTTCAAGCTGTATGACGAAGAAGCGGAAAAAAATCCGAAATTCAAGAAAATCTATACCGAGTGGCAGAAATTCCGCAAGCTGCAACATGGCTGGCATGCTATTGCGGATTCGACGATGGAACGGGTGATGTACGCCCCTAAAAAAGCACCCACGAAAAAGTAG
- a CDS encoding MBL fold metallo-hydrolase — MNPVSIFKTIRSRAMLLSQLSALAIGSTLLTTPSAQAVPPQVKTQAPGYYRMMLGDFEITALLDGTVTLPIHTLLTNTTPAEVEKRLAGEFLKPQLETSINAYLIHTGSRLILVDTGAGVFFGEKGGGQLLTSLKAAGYQPEDIDTVLLTHIHGDHSGGLTLSGEASFPNATVYVDQHEADFWLNPANEASAAANQKAGFATAATLFAPYLAAGKVKTFQGNTQLFPGIRTVSSYGHTPGHSFYAIESQGQQLQLWGDLLHVKDVQFASPSVTIRFDVDSPAAAQQRQKAFANAAKQGYWVGAAHISFPGIGHVRKSGNGYAWVPANYSLPR, encoded by the coding sequence ATGAATCCCGTGTCCATCTTCAAAACCATTCGGTCCCGCGCTATGTTGCTGAGCCAACTGTCAGCACTGGCAATAGGTAGCACACTGCTGACCACACCGTCAGCGCAAGCTGTGCCACCCCAGGTCAAAACGCAGGCACCGGGTTATTACCGCATGATGCTGGGTGATTTCGAGATCACCGCCTTGCTGGATGGCACAGTGACACTCCCTATTCATACCCTGCTGACCAACACCACGCCTGCCGAGGTCGAAAAGCGTCTGGCAGGTGAATTCCTCAAGCCCCAGCTCGAAACGTCGATCAATGCCTACCTGATTCATACCGGATCGCGGTTGATCTTGGTCGACACGGGAGCCGGTGTCTTTTTTGGCGAGAAAGGGGGGGGGCAGTTGCTGACCAGCCTGAAGGCGGCTGGATACCAACCGGAAGACATTGATACAGTGCTGCTTACCCACATTCATGGCGATCATTCGGGTGGATTGACCTTGTCGGGCGAAGCATCCTTCCCGAATGCAACCGTGTATGTAGACCAACACGAGGCTGATTTCTGGCTGAACCCAGCCAACGAGGCGAGTGCCGCAGCCAATCAAAAGGCCGGGTTCGCCACCGCTGCAACATTGTTCGCCCCCTATCTGGCAGCGGGCAAGGTCAAGACCTTTCAAGGAAACACCCAGTTGTTCCCAGGTATTCGTACGGTGTCCAGCTATGGACATACCCCAGGCCACAGCTTCTATGCGATCGAAAGCCAGGGGCAGCAGCTTCAGCTTTGGGGTGACTTACTTCATGTCAAGGATGTGCAATTTGCATCCCCATCGGTCACCATTCGTTTCGATGTGGATTCACCCGCCGCAGCGCAGCAACGCCAGAAGGCCTTTGCCAATGCGGCAAAACAAGGCTATTGGGTCGGTGCTGCCCATATTTCCTTCCCTGGCATAGGCCATGTACGCAAGTCAGGTAACGGGTATGCCTGGGTACCCGCCAATTACAGTCTGCCGCGATAA
- a CDS encoding TRAP transporter small permease subunit: MKFLLQLSRMIDTMTEFVGKSAMWLVLIMVLISAGNAIIRKAFDISSNAFLEIQWYLFSAVFLLGAAYTLLRNEHIRIDLIVGKLSQRGQVWVDILGGVFFLLPMACMMVYYGWPLFTQALISGEMSPDAGGLIRWPVWALIPAGFGLLILQAISEIIKRVAFLQGMAPFPGDAKHHTHHEENRT, translated from the coding sequence ATGAAGTTCCTGCTGCAGCTCTCACGGATGATCGATACCATGACCGAGTTCGTTGGCAAGTCGGCTATGTGGCTGGTACTGATCATGGTATTGATCAGTGCAGGTAATGCCATTATCCGCAAGGCTTTCGACATCAGTTCCAACGCATTTCTGGAAATCCAGTGGTACCTCTTTTCTGCCGTCTTTTTGCTTGGGGCAGCCTATACGTTGCTACGCAACGAACACATTCGCATTGACCTGATTGTTGGCAAGCTCAGTCAGCGTGGACAGGTCTGGGTGGACATTCTGGGTGGCGTGTTCTTTCTGCTTCCGATGGCCTGCATGATGGTTTACTACGGCTGGCCTTTGTTTACCCAGGCATTGATATCGGGCGAAATGTCACCGGATGCTGGCGGGTTGATTCGATGGCCCGTGTGGGCACTGATTCCCGCCGGTTTTGGCTTGCTGATCCTGCAAGCGATCTCCGAGATCATCAAACGTGTCGCATTCCTGCAAGGTATGGCACCGTTCCCTGGGGATGCCAAGCATCACACCCATCATGAGGAGAACCGCACATGA
- a CDS encoding TRAP transporter large permease subunit — protein MSHSMMAPIMFASLIAFLLMGYPVAFALSAVGLLFAIIGIEMGLLQPALLQALPQQVFDIMKNDTLLAIPFFTFMGLILERSGMAEDMLDTIGQLFGRLRGGLAYAVIFVGALLAATTGVVAASVISMGLISLPIMMRYGYDARLATGVIAASGTLAQIIPPSLVLIVLADQLGVSVGDMYEGALVPGLLLTAMYAAYVFIVSMLKPSSAPALPPEARTLHGMKLLLRVCTSLLPPLVLIFLVLGTIFLGIATPTEGGAMGAVGALILAMMNGRLNISMTRQAMESTLKLSTFVVFILIGARVFRIAFLGVDGDQWVETLLETIPGGPMGFLIAVNVLVFLLAFFLDFFEIAFILVPLLTPVAQKLGIDLVWFGVLLGVNMQTSFMHPPFGFALFYLRSVAPKEIKTTDIYWGAIPFVVIQIIMVVLVISFPQLVGHHPTPDKGSENVDLLYQQAPANNDHTTELQAPDGATIPAPEPTEEPDPAAALMEEAAKQQP, from the coding sequence ATGAGCCATTCGATGATGGCCCCGATCATGTTCGCGTCGCTCATCGCTTTTCTATTGATGGGTTACCCGGTCGCCTTTGCACTGTCCGCTGTCGGCTTGCTGTTTGCCATCATCGGTATCGAAATGGGCCTATTGCAGCCTGCCTTGCTGCAGGCATTGCCTCAGCAGGTGTTCGATATCATGAAGAACGACACGCTGCTGGCAATTCCATTCTTTACCTTCATGGGGTTGATTCTGGAACGATCCGGCATGGCTGAAGACATGCTCGACACCATTGGTCAGTTATTCGGTCGATTGCGTGGTGGGCTGGCCTATGCGGTGATCTTTGTCGGCGCCTTGCTGGCAGCAACCACTGGCGTCGTAGCCGCTTCCGTGATTTCCATGGGCCTGATCTCGCTGCCCATCATGATGCGCTACGGCTACGATGCACGACTGGCTACCGGGGTCATTGCCGCATCCGGCACATTGGCACAGATCATCCCACCCAGCTTGGTACTGATCGTATTGGCTGACCAGTTAGGCGTATCCGTAGGTGACATGTATGAAGGTGCACTGGTCCCCGGCCTGCTCTTGACGGCCATGTACGCCGCTTATGTATTCATCGTCAGTATGCTGAAACCCAGCAGTGCACCCGCCTTGCCACCGGAAGCTCGCACGCTGCATGGCATGAAGCTGTTACTGCGGGTCTGTACTTCATTGCTGCCGCCATTGGTCCTGATCTTTCTCGTATTGGGCACCATCTTCCTCGGTATTGCCACGCCAACGGAAGGTGGTGCCATGGGTGCAGTTGGTGCCTTGATCCTGGCCATGATGAATGGTCGTCTGAATATATCGATGACCCGCCAGGCGATGGAATCCACACTCAAGCTGTCGACTTTTGTCGTATTCATCCTGATCGGTGCGCGGGTCTTCCGCATCGCCTTTCTGGGTGTCGATGGCGATCAATGGGTGGAAACCTTGCTGGAAACCATCCCCGGTGGCCCGATGGGCTTCCTGATCGCTGTCAACGTGCTGGTATTCTTGCTCGCCTTCTTCCTCGATTTCTTCGAGATCGCCTTCATTCTGGTACCACTGTTGACCCCAGTGGCCCAAAAACTGGGTATCGATCTGGTGTGGTTTGGTGTTTTGCTGGGCGTCAACATGCAGACTTCCTTCATGCACCCACCTTTCGGTTTTGCCCTGTTCTACCTACGGTCAGTCGCGCCAAAGGAGATCAAGACCACCGACATCTATTGGGGTGCCATTCCGTTTGTCGTGATCCAGATCATCATGGTGGTGCTGGTCATCAGCTTCCCGCAGTTGGTGGGCCATCATCCGACACCAGACAAAGGTAGCGAAAACGTGGATCTGTTGTATCAGCAAGCGCCAGCCAACAACGATCACACTACAGAACTGCAAGCACCAGATGGTGCCACCATCCCTGCCCCGGAACCGACCGAGGAACCCGACCCTGCCGCTGCCCTGATGGAGGAAGCAGCGAAACAGCAACCCTGA
- a CDS encoding LysR family transcriptional regulator, whose product MNIIERDFRGVDLNLLVTFLVLMRERSVSRAADKLHLGQPAVSGALARLRELFDDGLLVRTAQGMQPTAKALMLEAAIAPAIGQLQSALFEPVVFDPACDERTFTLGMPDWIDIWLMPLLFARLQATAPHIRIAVKTSGPYQTIDMLEKKEMDAGIAVCTTGPGWMRMRPLKTMGYCCVYDARQLGSASPITLPQYVQHTHLLVSYRGAFHGVVDNELAQRGLSRRVAFSTPHFAALPAILQQSSVLATVPAVLGTLWQNNLGLQVSPVPIPLPSFTVSMSWHATRDSDPALQWLLSQIESIVNPVAEGTAASLLC is encoded by the coding sequence GTGAATATCATTGAAAGAGATTTCAGAGGGGTCGACCTGAATCTGTTGGTCACCTTTCTGGTGTTGATGCGAGAACGCAGCGTATCGCGGGCTGCAGACAAGCTGCATCTTGGCCAACCCGCAGTCAGTGGCGCCTTGGCGCGCCTGCGCGAACTATTTGACGATGGGCTGTTGGTACGCACTGCACAAGGCATGCAGCCCACGGCCAAGGCACTGATGCTGGAAGCTGCCATTGCCCCGGCAATCGGCCAGTTGCAGTCGGCACTGTTTGAGCCCGTGGTCTTTGATCCGGCATGTGATGAACGAACTTTCACACTTGGAATGCCAGACTGGATAGACATCTGGTTGATGCCATTGCTGTTTGCCCGTTTGCAGGCCACTGCGCCCCATATCCGGATTGCAGTCAAGACGAGTGGCCCATACCAGACTATCGACATGCTGGAAAAGAAGGAGATGGATGCCGGTATTGCAGTATGCACAACAGGCCCAGGCTGGATGCGGATGAGGCCGTTGAAGACGATGGGTTATTGCTGTGTGTATGACGCCCGGCAACTGGGCAGCGCCAGTCCGATCACGCTGCCGCAATACGTGCAGCACACGCATTTGCTGGTCAGCTATCGGGGAGCATTCCATGGTGTGGTCGATAACGAATTGGCACAACGTGGTTTAAGTCGCCGAGTTGCCTTTTCTACGCCGCATTTCGCCGCCTTGCCTGCCATATTGCAACAATCTTCAGTGCTGGCGACGGTGCCGGCCGTGTTGGGTACACTTTGGCAAAACAACTTGGGTTTGCAGGTCAGCCCCGTTCCTATTCCGCTACCGTCGTTTACCGTGTCGATGTCATGGCATGCCACGCGTGACAGTGATCCGGCCTTGCAGTGGCTGCTTTCGCAGATTGAGTCGATTGTCAATCCGGTTGCTGAGGGGACAGCCGCATCCTTGCTTTGTTGA
- a CDS encoding EAL domain-containing protein produces MQWLVGWLLGMGLLLWTSVTVAGVLVLSDADAVVPLGPSLSVYADATGQTQLEIIRQLPEQVWESDLSNVPNFGYSQKGYWFQARLKVENDLPHNWLLEIAYPVLDYVQVWLIRDDRLISHWRTGDAEPFYQRPLSHRNFLFPLDLEAGSTYQVWIFVASQGTVQLPATLSTQSRYIETEQARLVPQSAYFGMLLVLLLYNAFIWFSIRERVYLYYIAYVATMLLGQMAIQGFGYQYLWPSSVWWQDVSMAVLSALFVTFVCLFTDEFLRLWLGRRRLSFLLRSLSVVAAGVAVGALFLPYAVMIRVAVSLALLAALVSFIAGLLSLHQGSVPARYFVAAWSVFLTGILLYALQKYGMLPRNLVTEYSVQLGSIFEVVVLSIALADRINHERRQRYMAQKTALEEAQQRAVAESRLLHQSLHDRLTGTPNRLLLEQSTTNIITQAVASRRMIGFLLIKFPHFQEINNTLGHQAGDGLLKLVVARLAQAVSVTPGVQLLDVESGDVLAHIEGVSFAAILSADNEDLIQARANQLAKAMRETVNYLEMSIDVPVVIGISLCPLHAQEFDSLLRCAEVAVEMAAHGEHDISVYSDRQNRYSARRLSMMGELRQALTTNELQLHYQPKFDLRDRRIVGVEALLRWPHPVHGPIPPDQFVTMAEHTGLIKPLTRWVLEQALKQLMAWRAAGIQLDMSINISAKNLREAHFCEYLLGLLRDSQALPDCLTLELTETAMMQDQDVALRVLHPIRHAGIKVSMDDFGVGYSSLAYLNRLPISELKIDKSFIFALDRQPDDTAIVRTAINMAHDLGLQVVAEGVESEIVCRRLQMLGCDLIQGYYIERPMPAEQLVNWLMRMEGNDLVPPLLARREGV; encoded by the coding sequence ATGCAATGGCTTGTGGGTTGGCTGCTTGGCATGGGCCTGCTGCTGTGGACAAGCGTGACAGTTGCCGGAGTCCTGGTCTTGAGCGATGCAGATGCGGTTGTACCGTTGGGGCCGTCGTTGTCAGTCTATGCCGATGCTACAGGACAGACCCAACTGGAAATCATTCGACAATTGCCGGAGCAGGTCTGGGAGTCGGATCTGTCCAATGTCCCCAATTTCGGGTATTCCCAAAAAGGTTACTGGTTCCAGGCACGTCTGAAAGTCGAAAACGATTTACCGCACAACTGGTTGCTGGAAATTGCCTACCCGGTACTCGACTATGTCCAGGTATGGCTGATACGGGATGATCGACTGATTTCACACTGGCGTACTGGTGACGCTGAGCCATTCTATCAACGGCCGCTGTCGCATCGGAATTTTCTGTTCCCATTGGATCTGGAAGCAGGGTCTACCTACCAAGTATGGATCTTTGTTGCATCGCAGGGTACTGTGCAGTTACCGGCGACCTTGTCGACCCAATCCCGGTACATTGAAACGGAACAGGCACGACTGGTACCGCAATCGGCGTATTTCGGCATGCTGTTGGTGCTGTTGTTATACAACGCCTTTATCTGGTTCAGTATTCGTGAACGGGTTTACCTTTATTACATCGCTTATGTGGCGACGATGTTGCTGGGGCAGATGGCCATCCAGGGGTTTGGCTATCAATACCTCTGGCCAAGCAGTGTCTGGTGGCAGGATGTGTCGATGGCCGTGTTGTCTGCCCTGTTTGTCACATTTGTCTGTTTGTTCACCGACGAGTTTTTGCGGCTGTGGCTTGGCCGACGCAGGTTGTCGTTTCTGTTGCGATCGCTATCGGTCGTGGCAGCAGGTGTCGCGGTTGGTGCACTGTTCCTGCCTTATGCGGTGATGATTCGCGTAGCGGTGAGCTTGGCGTTGCTGGCAGCCTTGGTATCATTTATCGCCGGTTTGCTGAGCCTGCATCAAGGCAGTGTGCCAGCCCGCTATTTCGTGGCAGCTTGGAGTGTCTTCCTGACAGGCATTCTGCTGTATGCATTGCAGAAATATGGCATGTTGCCGCGTAATCTGGTCACAGAATACAGTGTGCAACTGGGATCGATATTTGAAGTTGTGGTGTTGTCGATTGCCTTGGCTGATCGCATCAATCACGAACGGCGTCAACGCTATATGGCGCAAAAAACAGCCTTGGAAGAAGCGCAGCAACGGGCTGTCGCGGAATCCCGGCTGCTTCATCAGTCACTGCACGATCGGCTGACCGGGACGCCAAACCGGTTGCTGTTGGAGCAGTCCACAACCAACATCATTACCCAGGCGGTGGCGTCCAGGCGGATGATTGGTTTTTTGCTGATCAAGTTTCCGCATTTTCAGGAGATCAACAACACACTGGGACATCAGGCCGGTGATGGACTATTGAAACTGGTGGTCGCAAGGCTGGCGCAGGCTGTGTCTGTCACACCTGGGGTTCAGTTGCTGGATGTCGAATCTGGCGACGTATTGGCGCATATTGAAGGAGTCAGCTTTGCTGCCATCCTGTCGGCTGACAATGAGGATCTGATCCAAGCGCGTGCCAATCAGCTGGCCAAAGCGATGCGGGAGACGGTCAATTACCTGGAGATGTCGATCGATGTACCGGTTGTGATTGGCATCAGCCTGTGTCCACTGCATGCACAGGAGTTCGACAGCCTGTTACGTTGTGCCGAGGTGGCGGTAGAAATGGCTGCCCATGGTGAACACGATATCTCGGTCTATTCTGACCGGCAAAACCGCTATAGTGCTCGTCGCTTGTCAATGATGGGCGAACTGCGGCAAGCCCTGACTACCAATGAATTGCAGTTGCATTATCAACCCAAGTTCGACCTGCGGGATCGACGCATTGTCGGGGTGGAAGCGTTGCTCAGATGGCCACATCCGGTTCACGGTCCTATCCCGCCAGACCAGTTTGTGACCATGGCGGAACATACTGGCCTGATCAAGCCACTGACACGCTGGGTATTGGAACAGGCTCTGAAGCAATTGATGGCATGGCGTGCAGCTGGAATCCAGTTGGATATGTCGATCAATATTTCTGCCAAGAATCTGCGAGAGGCGCATTTTTGCGAGTATCTGCTGGGCCTGTTACGCGATTCACAGGCATTGCCTGATTGCCTGACGCTGGAGTTGACTGAAACCGCCATGATGCAGGATCAGGATGTTGCACTGCGTGTGCTGCACCCCATTCGTCATGCCGGTATCAAGGTATCGATGGACGATTTTGGCGTTGGCTATTCGTCGTTGGCCTATCTGAATCGCCTGCCGATCAGCGAGCTGAAGATCGACAAGTCATTCATTTTTGCGCTGGATCGTCAGCCGGATGACACTGCAATTGTTCGAACGGCCATCAACATGGCACATGATCTGGGATTGCAAGTGGTTGCCGAGGGAGTGGAATCCGAAATTGTCTGTCGGCGATTGCAGATGCTGGGTTGTGACTTGATTCAAGGCTATTACATTGAACGCCCCATGCCCGCAGAACAGTTGGTCAACTGGTTGATGAGAATGGAAGGCAATGACCTGGTCCCGCCGTTGCTGGCACGGCGGGAAGGGGTGTAA